The following coding sequences are from one Planctomycetia bacterium window:
- the nrdR gene encoding transcriptional regulator NrdR, with amino-acid sequence MICPFCRVDNDRVIDSRTSQDGLAIRRRRECLACKRRFTTYERVEEMSLRVVKKDGNRVPFEREKIKRGLEKACWKRPIAPDDIERVVTAIENEVYKTYEGEVVSNDLGELVMRHLSKLDQIAYVRFASVYREFKDVREFVEELEPILRDEPRRN; translated from the coding sequence ATGATTTGCCCTTTCTGCCGCGTCGACAACGACCGAGTCATCGATTCTCGCACCAGCCAAGACGGCCTCGCGATACGTCGGCGGCGTGAATGCTTGGCCTGCAAACGGCGCTTCACCACCTACGAGCGCGTCGAAGAAATGTCGCTCAGGGTCGTCAAGAAAGACGGCAATCGGGTCCCGTTCGAGCGCGAGAAGATCAAGCGGGGGCTCGAAAAAGCCTGCTGGAAACGGCCGATCGCCCCGGACGATATCGAACGTGTCGTCACGGCGATCGAGAACGAAGTCTATAAGACTTACGAGGGCGAAGTCGTGAGCAACGACCTCGGCGAGCTCGTGATGCGCCACCTCAGCAAGCTCGACCAGATCGCCTACGTGCGGTTCGCGAGCGTCTATCGCGAATTCAAAGACGTGCGCGAGTTCGTCGAAGAGCTCGAGCCGATT